A genomic stretch from Defluviitalea raffinosedens includes:
- a CDS encoding FeoA family protein, whose translation MRTLKAVKCGETVTVVKLHGSGPVKRRIMDMGITKGTDIFVRKVAPLGDPIEVNVRNYELSIRKADAEMIEVQ comes from the coding sequence ATGAGAACATTAAAAGCTGTAAAATGCGGAGAAACAGTTACCGTTGTAAAACTCCATGGATCAGGACCGGTTAAGAGAAGAATTATGGATATGGGCATTACAAAAGGGACTGACATTTTTGTCAGAAAAGTTGCTCCCTTGGGTGATCCTATTGAAGTGAATGTGCGCAATTATGAATTAAGCATACGGAAAGCGGATGCTGAAATGATAGAAGTTCAGTAG
- the feoB gene encoding ferrous iron transport protein B codes for MGIKIALAGNPNSGKTTMFNHLTGSSQYVGNWPGVTVEKKAGKLKGHKDTEIIDLPGIYSLSPYTLEEVVTRNYLIEEKPDVIINIVDSTNIERNLYLTTQLMEIGIPMVMALNMTDVLRKNGDTIDVHKLSKYIGCEIIETSALKGEGCKEAAEKAVVLAQKKVKARPSHMFFEEVEKVLSAIADLIKDVVGQDNLRWFAIKLFERDQKVMEQINLPQERQDQIEKLIEQIENELDDDSESIITNERYNYISGIVKECVQKKNTSKMTTSDKIDTIVTNRFLALPIFATVMFLVYYLSITTVGGWATDWVNDVLFGEIIPPAVESFLTSVGTADWLTSLILDGVIGGVGAVLGFLPQMLVLFFFLAILEDCGYMARIAFIMDRVFRKFGLSGKSFIPILIGTGCGVPGIMASRTIENEQDRKMTIITTTFIPCSAKLPIIALIAGALFPDSAWVAPSAYFVGMAAIIASGIILKKTKSFAGDPAPFVMELPPYHVPGLKNVLLHMWDRAKSFIQKAGTIIFLASGLVWFLSSFSWSMEMVDTPDSILASIGNILAPLFTPLGWGDWQSAVATITGLIAKENVVGTFGILYGFAEVAEDGAEIWGNLQASFTTISAYSFLVFNLLCAPCFAAIGAIRREMGNAKWTLIAVGYQTGFAYVISLIIYQLGMAFTGHGFGIGTMIALLLTAALVYLLFRPYKEADRHYRTKEIGA; via the coding sequence ATGGGAATTAAAATTGCGCTTGCTGGTAATCCCAACAGTGGTAAGACAACTATGTTTAACCATTTAACGGGAAGTTCACAGTATGTGGGGAACTGGCCTGGTGTAACAGTGGAAAAGAAGGCGGGTAAGTTAAAAGGACATAAAGATACAGAAATCATTGACTTACCCGGTATTTATTCTCTTTCACCTTATACCCTGGAAGAGGTTGTCACAAGGAATTATCTTATTGAAGAGAAGCCAGATGTAATTATTAATATTGTTGACAGCACGAATATTGAAAGGAATCTTTATCTTACAACACAACTTATGGAAATTGGCATACCGATGGTTATGGCCCTTAATATGACCGATGTGCTGAGGAAGAACGGAGACACGATCGACGTACATAAACTGAGCAAGTATATAGGCTGTGAAATCATTGAAACTTCTGCACTTAAGGGAGAAGGTTGTAAAGAGGCAGCCGAGAAAGCAGTAGTATTAGCTCAAAAGAAAGTAAAAGCTAGACCCTCTCATATGTTTTTTGAAGAAGTGGAAAAAGTTCTTTCTGCCATTGCAGATCTTATAAAAGATGTTGTGGGACAGGATAATCTTCGTTGGTTTGCCATAAAGCTCTTTGAACGGGATCAAAAAGTAATGGAGCAAATCAATTTGCCGCAAGAAAGACAAGATCAAATTGAAAAATTAATTGAGCAAATAGAGAATGAATTGGATGATGACAGCGAAAGTATTATTACCAATGAACGCTACAATTATATCAGTGGCATTGTTAAAGAATGTGTACAGAAGAAAAACACTTCAAAGATGACCACCTCAGATAAAATCGATACGATTGTAACAAACAGATTTTTGGCTTTGCCTATCTTTGCAACAGTAATGTTTTTAGTGTATTATTTGTCCATAACAACTGTAGGAGGATGGGCTACGGACTGGGTAAATGACGTATTGTTTGGAGAAATTATACCCCCTGCAGTGGAAAGCTTCTTAACATCTGTCGGAACAGCGGATTGGCTTACATCTTTGATCCTTGACGGCGTTATTGGCGGTGTAGGAGCTGTACTTGGATTCTTACCGCAGATGCTGGTACTGTTCTTCTTTCTGGCGATTCTGGAAGACTGCGGATACATGGCTCGTATTGCATTTATTATGGATAGGGTTTTCCGCAAATTTGGTCTTTCCGGTAAGTCCTTTATTCCAATTCTTATTGGAACAGGCTGTGGGGTTCCTGGGATTATGGCATCCCGTACTATTGAAAATGAACAAGATCGTAAAATGACCATTATAACAACCACATTTATTCCTTGCTCAGCGAAACTCCCAATCATTGCATTGATTGCAGGGGCTTTATTCCCAGACTCCGCCTGGGTTGCTCCGTCTGCATATTTCGTGGGAATGGCTGCAATCATTGCTTCGGGAATTATACTAAAGAAAACAAAAAGTTTTGCAGGAGATCCTGCCCCCTTTGTAATGGAACTGCCGCCATACCATGTTCCGGGACTTAAAAATGTGTTGCTTCATATGTGGGACAGAGCGAAATCCTTCATCCAAAAAGCGGGGACAATTATTTTCCTTGCTTCTGGCCTTGTATGGTTTTTAAGCTCATTTAGCTGGTCTATGGAAATGGTAGATACTCCAGATTCTATACTGGCTTCAATTGGCAATATTCTTGCACCTTTGTTTACACCGCTTGGCTGGGGAGATTGGCAATCAGCGGTTGCAACGATTACAGGACTAATTGCAAAAGAAAATGTCGTTGGTACTTTTGGAATTTTGTATGGGTTTGCAGAAGTTGCAGAAGATGGCGCAGAAATATGGGGCAATCTTCAGGCTTCTTTCACCACGATTTCTGCTTATTCATTCTTAGTTTTCAATCTATTGTGTGCGCCATGTTTTGCTGCTATTGGCGCGATCAGAAGAGAAATGGGCAATGCAAAATGGACATTGATTGCAGTAGGATATCAAACAGGATTCGCTTACGTTATTTCTTTGATCATTTATCAATTAGGTATGGCATTTACAGGACATGGATTTGGCATCGGAACCATGATAGCTCTCTTACTTACCGCAGCACTCGTTTATTTATTATTTAGGCCGTATAAAGAAGCAGATAGACATTATCGCACCAAAGAAATTGGTGCCTAG
- a CDS encoding response regulator — protein MRILIAEDDFVSRKYLFKFLSKYGECDMTVDGIETVEAFAIAHDSGNPYDLLCLDIMMPKIDGLKALNTIREIERRKKIQDSKRCKVIMISALSETEVKVDDSKKEYEVYITKPIEIENIISAMKELKLID, from the coding sequence ATGAGAATATTAATTGCAGAAGACGATTTTGTCAGCAGAAAATATCTGTTTAAGTTTCTTTCTAAATATGGAGAATGTGATATGACAGTGGATGGAATAGAAACTGTTGAGGCTTTTGCCATCGCACATGATTCAGGAAACCCTTATGATTTATTATGCCTTGATATTATGATGCCAAAGATTGATGGACTAAAGGCATTAAATACAATCAGAGAAATAGAAAGAAGAAAGAAAATTCAAGATTCCAAGAGGTGCAAAGTGATTATGATCAGTGCACTCAGCGAAACAGAAGTTAAGGTTGATGATTCTAAGAAAGAATATGAAGTGTATATAACTAAGCCTATTGAAATTGAAAATATTATAAGTGCCATGAAGGAATTAAAACTTATTGACTAA
- a CDS encoding FeoB-associated Cys-rich membrane protein, with protein MATWIIGSLIFACFAWVGYRMFKRYKTGDGGCSGCSGCSHSDGCGKN; from the coding sequence TTGGCAACATGGATCATTGGCTCTCTTATATTCGCTTGTTTTGCTTGGGTTGGTTACAGAATGTTTAAACGATATAAAACGGGAGATGGAGGCTGTTCAGGTTGTTCAGGGTGCTCCCATTCCGATGGATGTGGAAAAAACTAA
- a CDS encoding protein-glutamate methylesterase/protein-glutamine glutaminase gives MINQRKLKVLIVDDSIVFRQMLAKRLSEDKGIEVVATASNPYEARDKILQYHPHVMTLDVEMPRMNGIEFLKKLMPQYPIPTVVVSSVSENVFNALNAGAVDFVSKPQGVDPKAREQFINELILKIKIASTAKILNKNASLESGAVITSQTRQKRDIKMIAIGASTGGTEALYNILTKLPPTMPGIVIVQHMPPVFTKMYAERLNSACLLEVKEAETGDIVLPGKAFIAPGGLHMKIKKAGTQFVIECFKGEKVNGHCPSVDVLFHSVADHLGDQALGIILTGMGYDGAKGLLAMKKKGSMTLGQDEKSCVVYGMPKVAFNIGAVEKQIPLNNMAEAIYKLVTP, from the coding sequence TTGATTAATCAAAGAAAACTAAAGGTGCTTATTGTAGATGATTCTATTGTATTTAGACAAATGCTTGCAAAAAGGCTTTCAGAGGATAAAGGGATAGAAGTCGTTGCCACGGCATCTAACCCTTATGAGGCAAGAGATAAGATTTTACAGTACCATCCTCATGTCATGACGTTGGATGTGGAAATGCCAAGGATGAATGGAATTGAATTTTTAAAAAAGCTTATGCCTCAATATCCTATTCCTACAGTGGTTGTAAGTTCTGTCAGTGAAAATGTATTTAATGCCTTAAATGCCGGGGCGGTAGATTTTGTATCCAAACCCCAGGGCGTAGACCCCAAGGCAAGAGAACAGTTTATCAATGAGCTTATTTTAAAAATAAAGATTGCCTCTACGGCAAAAATATTAAATAAAAATGCTTCTTTGGAAAGCGGTGCTGTAATTACATCTCAAACCAGGCAGAAACGAGATATAAAAATGATTGCCATAGGTGCTTCTACAGGAGGGACAGAAGCTTTATACAATATTTTAACTAAGCTTCCCCCCACTATGCCTGGCATAGTGATCGTACAGCATATGCCTCCGGTATTTACCAAAATGTATGCGGAAAGATTAAATAGTGCTTGTCTATTAGAGGTTAAAGAAGCAGAGACTGGGGATATCGTATTACCGGGGAAAGCATTCATTGCTCCAGGTGGGCTTCATATGAAGATAAAAAAAGCAGGTACTCAATTTGTTATTGAATGTTTCAAAGGAGAGAAGGTCAATGGCCATTGCCCTTCTGTAGATGTATTGTTCCATTCTGTTGCCGACCATCTGGGCGATCAGGCACTGGGAATTATTCTGACTGGAATGGGATATGATGGAGCAAAAGGACTCCTTGCTATGAAGAAGAAAGGCAGTATGACTTTGGGACAGGATGAGAAATCCTGTGTGGTTTATGGTATGCCTAAAGTGGCATTTAATATCGGAGCAGTTGAAAAGCAAATACCATTAAATAATATGGCAGAAGCAATTTATAAATTGGTCACCCCTTAA
- a CDS encoding methyl-accepting chemotaxis protein produces MNIGKKLILSFLLVAFIAGIIGGIGVLDIQKIADLDAELYEYHTDALDDLTRIMQDYQLKRVILRDLIINTDASFREDKWKEYDELTYEINELFANFEEKINSDEVRVAFEQLKNSIYDYEEYKSKIDNYIKLGQEDVAFKSLYTDGAPIATAVQDSIERLLQLKIDLARQAAETNSRTASVSTVVMLIIILVGLLMAVFLGFFISRSISHPVIQLMNAADQLALGDVNVDIHGDRKDEIGRLMQSFGKMIANIREQALAVEKIANGDLTVEVKVRSENDLLGRKLSEMIEKNNEVLSNINSASEQVASASKQVAAASQALSQGSTEQASSIEEITSSIEEIATQTQENAENANQANELATIAKNRAAEGKQQMKDMLSAMTEINESSNNISKIIKVIDDIAFQTNILALNAAVEAARAGQHGKGFAVVAEEVRNLAARSADAAKETTAMIEESIKKVNDGTTIANFTATALNQIVEEVAKAADLVREIAIASNEQASGIAQISQAINQVSQVVQNNSTTSEESAAASEELSSQAELLKDLVNQFKLKRNNLKSNSGSLNSEMLKMLRTMENRSNFLSPKGEYNETMMPQIRIDLDDKEFGKY; encoded by the coding sequence ATGAATATTGGTAAAAAATTGATTTTATCTTTCTTACTTGTTGCTTTTATCGCAGGCATTATTGGGGGTATAGGGGTTTTAGATATACAGAAGATTGCCGATTTGGATGCAGAATTGTATGAATATCATACCGATGCGCTGGATGATTTGACAAGAATTATGCAGGATTATCAATTAAAGCGGGTAATATTAAGAGATTTAATTATCAATACCGATGCCTCCTTTAGGGAGGACAAGTGGAAGGAATATGATGAATTAACTTACGAGATTAATGAACTTTTTGCTAATTTTGAAGAAAAAATTAATAGCGATGAAGTAAGAGTTGCTTTTGAACAGTTGAAAAACAGTATTTATGATTACGAAGAATATAAAAGTAAAATAGATAATTATATTAAGCTAGGGCAGGAAGATGTAGCTTTCAAAAGTTTATATACCGACGGCGCTCCCATCGCAACAGCAGTACAAGACTCTATTGAACGGTTGCTGCAATTAAAAATTGATTTGGCCAGACAGGCTGCAGAGACAAACAGTAGGACTGCATCAGTATCCACTGTAGTTATGCTTATAATTATTCTTGTGGGTCTTCTTATGGCAGTGTTTCTTGGATTTTTTATCTCCAGAAGTATCAGCCATCCTGTAATCCAGCTCATGAATGCAGCCGATCAACTTGCACTGGGTGATGTGAATGTGGATATTCATGGAGACAGGAAGGATGAAATCGGAAGGCTTATGCAATCTTTTGGCAAAATGATTGCCAATATAAGAGAACAGGCACTGGCAGTTGAAAAGATTGCCAATGGCGATTTAACCGTAGAGGTTAAAGTAAGATCAGAGAATGACCTTTTAGGAAGAAAACTCTCAGAAATGATCGAAAAGAATAATGAAGTATTGAGTAATATTAATTCGGCCTCGGAACAGGTAGCTTCCGCATCAAAACAGGTAGCAGCAGCCAGCCAGGCCTTGTCTCAGGGTTCAACAGAACAGGCAAGTTCAATCGAAGAGATTACTTCTTCTATTGAAGAAATTGCCACTCAAACGCAGGAGAATGCAGAGAACGCGAATCAAGCCAATGAGCTTGCGACAATTGCTAAAAACAGGGCGGCTGAAGGCAAACAGCAGATGAAAGATATGCTTTCAGCCATGACAGAAATTAATGAGTCTTCCAATAATATTTCAAAGATTATAAAGGTGATAGACGATATTGCATTCCAAACCAATATCCTTGCATTAAATGCAGCTGTTGAAGCAGCCAGAGCAGGACAGCACGGAAAAGGATTCGCTGTAGTGGCAGAAGAAGTAAGAAACTTAGCAGCCCGTTCAGCGGATGCAGCGAAAGAAACCACAGCAATGATTGAAGAATCCATCAAGAAAGTAAATGATGGAACAACAATAGCCAATTTTACAGCAACAGCCTTAAATCAAATCGTAGAAGAGGTTGCAAAGGCTGCAGATTTAGTAAGAGAAATTGCTATAGCTTCTAATGAGCAAGCTTCAGGGATTGCACAGATTAGTCAGGCAATTAATCAGGTATCCCAGGTGGTTCAAAACAACTCTACCACTTCCGAAGAAAGTGCTGCTGCCAGCGAAGAATTATCCAGTCAGGCAGAGCTTCTTAAGGATCTTGTTAATCAGTTTAAACTAAAAAGGAATAATCTAAAAAGCAATTCTGGTTCGCTCAATTCTGAAATGCTGAAAATGCTAAGGACTATGGAAAACAGAAGTAATTTTTTGTCCCCTAAGGGCGAATATAATGAAACTATGATGCCACAAATAAGAATAGATTTAGATGATAAGGAATTTGGTAAATATTAA
- a CDS encoding CheR family methyltransferase — translation MLNITEKEFKKLAEYMKKYYGINFKPEKKSLVIGRLQNIISQGNFDSFSSYFDYIQADKTGEAVKTLINKLTTNHTFFMRESEHFMYFKDKILPYLASVEASKKDLRIWSAGCSSGEEPYTLAMIMADYFGANKGFWDTRILATDISTKALEKAIRGVYSKESISVLPKHWQLNYFNRLNDKEYAISDEIKKEVIFRRFNLNSAEFPFRKKFHVIFCRNVMIYFDAETKRKLINKFYEITEPGGYLFIGHSESINRNETGYKYVMPALYRKE, via the coding sequence ATGCTGAACATTACAGAAAAAGAATTTAAAAAGCTTGCTGAGTATATGAAAAAATACTATGGCATCAATTTTAAGCCAGAAAAAAAGAGTCTTGTTATAGGAAGGCTTCAAAATATTATTTCACAGGGCAATTTTGATAGTTTTTCCAGCTACTTTGATTATATTCAGGCAGATAAAACAGGAGAGGCTGTAAAGACTTTAATTAATAAACTTACAACAAATCATACTTTCTTTATGCGGGAATCTGAACACTTTATGTATTTTAAAGATAAAATATTGCCTTATCTGGCTTCTGTTGAAGCATCCAAGAAAGATCTAAGAATATGGAGTGCAGGGTGTTCCAGCGGAGAGGAACCTTATACATTGGCAATGATTATGGCGGATTATTTTGGGGCGAATAAAGGTTTCTGGGATACCAGAATACTGGCAACGGATATATCTACTAAAGCTTTGGAAAAAGCTATACGGGGGGTATATTCCAAGGAGAGCATTTCTGTTCTGCCCAAACATTGGCAGCTCAATTATTTTAACCGCCTTAATGACAAAGAGTATGCGATTTCCGACGAAATAAAAAAAGAAGTAATTTTTAGGAGATTTAACTTAAACAGTGCGGAGTTTCCATTCCGAAAAAAATTTCATGTGATTTTTTGTCGAAATGTTATGATCTATTTTGATGCTGAAACAAAAAGGAAACTTATCAATAAGTTTTATGAAATTACGGAACCTGGGGGGTACTTGTTTATTGGTCATTCAGAATCCATAAATCGCAATGAAACAGGATATAAATATGTTATGCCTGCTCTTTATAGAAAGGAATAG
- a CDS encoding FeoA family protein has translation MLLTMAKPGEVNYIKKITGKDQIRKFLATLGFVEGEKVTVVSENGGNMIINIKETRVALDKRLVNRIYV, from the coding sequence ATGCTGCTGACGATGGCTAAACCTGGAGAGGTCAATTATATAAAGAAAATTACAGGCAAAGATCAGATTCGTAAGTTTTTAGCTACTCTTGGGTTTGTTGAAGGGGAAAAGGTGACAGTTGTTTCAGAAAATGGCGGGAATATGATTATCAATATTAAAGAAACACGGGTAGCACTGGATAAAAGACTCGTCAACAGAATCTACGTTTAG
- a CDS encoding TetR/AcrR family transcriptional regulator, giving the protein MLKGFPTRRDSIILAAIDIISENGIQGLSTKKIAEKQGISESLLYKHFDKLDDVLVAVLEYFSQFDSMIANTVIKKDISCKDKIIEYIKSFVELYETYPALASIILNYEVLTHYDHTRQMITEIFTNRLRFITQVIEIGQERGEIGHYYTAQELTDIIKGIMLATTFRWKITGYTCQLKDSVLTTIRKVLETS; this is encoded by the coding sequence ATGTTAAAAGGATTTCCAACAAGAAGAGACAGTATTATTTTAGCTGCAATTGATATTATCAGTGAAAACGGGATACAGGGTTTATCTACCAAAAAAATCGCAGAAAAACAAGGAATATCTGAATCGCTTTTATATAAGCACTTTGACAAGCTGGATGATGTTCTGGTTGCAGTTCTTGAATATTTTTCTCAATTTGATTCAATGATTGCCAATACGGTTATAAAAAAAGATATTTCTTGTAAAGACAAGATTATTGAATATATCAAGTCATTTGTTGAATTATACGAGACCTATCCTGCTCTTGCATCCATTATTTTAAATTACGAAGTATTAACGCATTATGATCACACCCGCCAAATGATCACAGAGATTTTTACTAATCGTTTGCGGTTTATTACTCAAGTTATAGAAATTGGTCAGGAAAGAGGAGAAATTGGCCATTATTATACAGCCCAGGAATTGACGGATATTATTAAAGGAATTATGCTGGCTACCACGTTCCGTTGGAAAATTACAGGTTATACTTGTCAGCTAAAAGACAGTGTTCTTACAACGATAAGAAAAGTGCTGGAAACCAGCTGA
- a CDS encoding iron-containing alcohol dehydrogenase family protein — protein sequence MESFEYVMPTQILFGKDVISTHAHLFKNYGQKALIVTGRSSAKKNGSLQDVIVALDQNGIKYCIFDEIEENPSMETVQKGAEFGRKEKADFIIAVGGGSPLDAAKAIDLLVANEDGTIEDLFASNPMSIIPLLAVPTTAGTGSETTPYAILTDHKAKTKRNFAHKVFFDVAFLDAKYMMDMPETITINTAVDALSHLVEGYLTVKANLLSDIWAEKGLLIFSECMEALRNKDFTYELREKLLLVSTIAGIVIAQSGTSLPHGMGYALTYFHNVAHGRANGLLMKAYLDIHPDKQKVQKILTCLRLNSLEDLGEYLDVLLGEKETVTENEIFEYAEGMISNEAKLKNHPGKVSKEDIYTIYKKSLNII from the coding sequence ATGGAATCTTTTGAATATGTAATGCCTACGCAGATTTTATTTGGAAAAGACGTTATATCCACTCATGCACATCTGTTTAAGAATTATGGTCAGAAAGCGTTGATTGTAACAGGCAGGAGTTCTGCCAAGAAAAATGGCTCTTTACAGGATGTTATTGTTGCCCTTGATCAAAATGGAATAAAGTACTGTATTTTTGATGAAATAGAAGAAAATCCTTCTATGGAAACTGTTCAAAAGGGCGCAGAGTTTGGAAGAAAAGAAAAGGCAGATTTTATCATTGCTGTAGGGGGAGGTTCTCCTCTTGATGCTGCAAAAGCCATAGATCTTCTTGTTGCCAATGAAGACGGTACTATAGAAGACCTTTTTGCTTCAAATCCTATGAGTATTATTCCACTTCTTGCAGTGCCTACTACTGCAGGAACAGGCTCTGAAACAACACCTTATGCCATATTAACTGACCATAAGGCAAAGACAAAACGCAATTTCGCCCATAAAGTATTCTTTGATGTTGCATTTTTAGATGCAAAGTATATGATGGATATGCCAGAAACCATTACAATCAATACGGCAGTGGATGCTTTGTCTCATCTTGTTGAAGGTTATCTGACAGTGAAGGCAAATCTCCTTAGTGATATTTGGGCGGAAAAAGGTCTGCTCATTTTCTCAGAATGTATGGAAGCTTTAAGAAATAAGGATTTTACTTATGAACTCAGAGAAAAATTATTGCTGGTTTCTACAATTGCTGGCATAGTTATTGCTCAGAGTGGAACTTCTCTTCCCCATGGCATGGGTTATGCCCTTACATACTTTCATAATGTAGCCCATGGAAGAGCGAACGGCCTTCTTATGAAAGCGTACTTAGATATTCATCCGGACAAGCAAAAGGTACAAAAAATCCTCACCTGCTTAAGACTTAACAGTCTGGAAGATTTGGGAGAATACTTAGACGTGTTGTTAGGAGAAAAGGAAACAGTTACGGAAAATGAAATTTTTGAATATGCAGAAGGTATGATCAGTAATGAAGCAAAATTAAAAAATCATCCGGGTAAAGTTTCCAAAGAAGATATTTACACCATTTATAAGAAAAGCTTAAATATAATTTGA
- a CDS encoding response regulator encodes MKKILIVDDAMFIRSSLKLMLENNGFEVIGEAGNGYEAIDKYKVLKPDIVTMDITMPEMDGIESLRQIKEYDKNANVVMITALGQESFVKEAIMLGAKGFIVKPFKEETVVKALSKF; translated from the coding sequence ATGAAAAAAATATTGATTGTAGATGACGCAATGTTTATAAGAAGCAGTTTAAAGCTTATGCTTGAAAATAATGGATTTGAAGTTATAGGTGAAGCAGGTAATGGATACGAAGCAATAGACAAGTATAAAGTACTTAAACCGGATATTGTAACGATGGATATTACAATGCCTGAAATGGATGGGATAGAATCCTTAAGACAAATAAAAGAGTATGATAAAAACGCAAATGTTGTTATGATTACTGCTTTAGGTCAGGAGAGTTTTGTAAAAGAAGCGATTATGCTGGGAGCTAAGGGTTTTATAGTAAAACCTTTCAAAGAAGAAACAGTGGTCAAAGCATTAAGTAAATTTTAA
- a CDS encoding chemotaxis protein CheW, protein MGEEMDSLMVEEDTQKGKFLTFSIGAEEYAIEVRYVTEIIGMQTITEVPELPEYIKGIINLRGKIIPVMDIRLRFKKEPREYDDRTCIIVIDIGEISIGLIVDTVSEVLSIDEGNIVSPPQVNRGSQNKYIKAIGKIDQNVKLILDCQKLLNEDEIEDLSQTF, encoded by the coding sequence ATGGGAGAAGAAATGGATAGTTTGATGGTAGAAGAAGATACTCAAAAGGGTAAATTTTTAACTTTTTCGATTGGAGCAGAGGAGTATGCAATCGAAGTCCGATATGTTACAGAAATCATTGGTATGCAGACCATTACAGAAGTACCGGAGCTGCCTGAATACATAAAAGGTATAATTAATTTACGAGGTAAAATTATCCCTGTAATGGACATCAGGCTTCGATTTAAGAAAGAACCAAGAGAATACGACGACAGAACTTGCATTATCGTGATAGATATCGGTGAAATATCCATTGGTCTTATAGTAGATACAGTGTCGGAAGTACTATCCATAGATGAAGGAAACATTGTATCTCCGCCACAAGTGAATCGAGGTAGCCAGAATAAATATATCAAAGCTATTGGAAAAATTGATCAAAACGTAAAACTTATTCTTGATTGTCAAAAATTGCTCAATGAAGACGAAATTGAAGATCTTTCACAAACATTTTAG